The stretch of DNA GTCCTTCACGGACTGCTCAGGGTCAGGGCCTTCACGCAGGACGACGCGCATATTTTTTGTCGTCCGGATCAGCTCCAGGACGAGATCGTGTCCATCATCCGGTTCGTTCAGGACGTTATCGGCATTTTCGGCTTCGAATATGAAATCGAGATCAGCACCCGCCCGGAGAAATCCATCGGCTCGGACGAGGCATGGGACAAGGCTACAAGAGCTCTGAAACAGGCCTTGGACCAAGTCGGCCTCCCGTATGGAATCTGTCCGGGAGACGGAGCCTTCTACGGACCGAAAATCGACATCAAACTCAAGGACGCCTTGGGCCGCAAGTGGCAGTGTTCGACCATCCAGTGCGATTTCAATTTGCCAGAGCGGTTTGATCTGTCATACATTGGCGAAGACGGCGAACGTCACAGACCGGTCATGCTTCATCGGGTGGTACTGGGAGCCATTGAACGTTTTCTTGGAGTTCTTGTGGAGCACTTGGCCGGAGCCTTTCCCCTGTGGCTGGCTCCGGTGCAGGCGGTCATCTTGACCGTCACTGAAAACCACAATGACTACGCCAAAAAGTGCGAATCCTTTTTGCGTAAGGTCGGTTTCCGAGTGGAGTCCGATCTTAGAAATGAGAAACTCGGGTACAAGGTCCGAGAGGCCCAACTGGCCAAGATTCCCTATATGCTCGTTATCGGAGAGCGTGAGATTGAACTGGGAGGGATGAATGTCCGAACCAGGTCTGGCGGGAATTTGGGCATGAAGTCGCTGGATGAAATCCGGGAGATCATGCACAACGAGGTCGAAGAACCCTTCAAAATGGGAGGAATGAGTTATAACTTCAACTGAAAGCGCCCGTCGGAATCGACAGAACCGGGCAAAGGAAATTCGCGTCGTGGCTGAGGACGGCTCTCAGCTCGGCATCATGGAGATTGGGCAGGCCCTTGATCATGCCCAAAACGCAGGTTTGGACTTGGTGGAGGTCGCTCCCACGGCCAGACCTCCGGTCTGCAAGATCATGGACTACGGCAAGTTCCAGTATCAGCAGCAAAAAAAGGAACAGGAAGCCAGAAAAAAGCAGACCACGATTCAGGTCAAGGAAGTCAAGTTTCGGCCCAAGACTGACGATCATGATCTGGAGACCAAGATACGGCATGCGCGACGTTTCCTCGAAGCCGGCAACAGATGCAAGATGACCGTCTCCTACCGGGGGCGGGAATTGGCGTACAAGGACAGAGGCAAGGAAGTCCTCGACAAAGTGTTCGAACTCCTGAAGGATGTAGCCAAAATCGATCAGGAAGCCCGTTTCGAGGGCAGGGCCATGTTCATGCTTCTGTCTCCGCTTGGAAAGCGCAAATAAATTTTCGGCCGTTGGGCCGACTTTCCTTTTCAGCGATTCCGGAGGATGATCAAATTTCCCGGCATCATCGGAAAAGAGAAGAGACGAATTGAAGTCAGCCGCCCCCCGTTACATGCTGACTTTGAGATAGTTCGAGAGATCAGATCAGGAGGAAAACAATGCCCAAATTGAAAACAAATCGGAGTGCCGCCAAGAGGTTCAAGGCCACGGGTTCCGGAAAGATCAAGCGGAACAAGGCCTTCCATCGGCACATTTTGACCAAAAAGTCTCCCAAACGGAAAAGAAATCTTCGCAAGTCGACTTTGGTCAGCAAATGCGACGAGGGGCGAATCAAACGTTTGGTCCCGGCTCTGGCCTAGTCCGACCGGGTAGCAGTTGAATTCGCATTCCTGAAGGAGGTGTCACATGCGAGTCAAGAGAGGCAAGGCAGCCCACAAGCGCCACAAGAAATATCTCAAATTGGCCAAGGGCTTCCGCGGAGCCCGCAGCAGTCTGTACAAGACCGCCCGAGAAGCAGTGGAGCGTTCCCTGTGCTATGCGTACCGGGATCGTAAGCAGAAAAAGCGGGATTTCCGCAAGCTCTGGATCATCCGGATTAACGCGGCCACCCGGGAGCACGGGTTGTCATACAGCCGGTTTATGAACGGCCTGAGCCGGGCGGGCATCGATCTGGACCGCAAGGTGCTGTCCAACATGGCCGTTTACGACAAGGATTCCTTCGCCAAACTGGTGGAAATGATCAAGACCAAGGCGTAGTTACGTGTTGAAAAACGAGCTTATCTCGACTTTGGAGAGCCTGGTTCCCGCGCTGGAAGAAGCCCTGAACCAGGCTTCTTCTTTGGAAGAGGTCGAGGCCGTTCGGGTTGATTTTCTCGGACGCAAGGGACGTCTGGCCGGGGCCATGGGCGTCCTGGCAGACTTAGTTGCCGAGGACAGGCCCGATGTCGGCCGGGTTGCCAACGAGGTCAAATCAAAGCTGACCGAGGGATGGGAGCGTCGGCGATCCCAAATCGTCGCCTCGCGCGAGGAGACGGCTTTGGAGGACTTCGATCCGACCATGCCCGGAAGGTCTCCTGATCTTGGGTCGCTTCATCCCATAACCCTGGTCATACGGGAAATCTGCCGGGTCTTTGTCGGCCTCGGTTACGAGATCGTCTCCGGCCCTGAGGTCGAGAACGATTTCTACAACTTCGAGGCTCTGAATCTTCCTGCAGATCATCCGGCCAGGGATATGCAAGACACCCTGTACATTACCGACCGGATTCTCATGCGGACCCAGACTTCCCCCCTGCAGATCCGGACCATGGAGCGATTGCGGCCGCCTATTGCGGCCATCGCCCCGGGCAAGGTTTACCGGAGGGATTCGGACCTGACCCATACCCCCATGTTCCACCAGATTGAAGGGTTTGTCGTCGACCGGCACGTTAGCATGGCCGATCTTCGGGGGACCCTGACGGCCTTCACTCAGGAATTGTTCGGCCCAAAAACCAACGTCCGGTTTCGGCCGAGTTTTTTTCCGTTCACAGAGCCCAGCGCCGAGGTGGACATTAGCTGTGTCATCTGCGGGGGCAGGGGCCGCGTGGACGGGGCCCCTTGCAGAGTATGCAAGGAGACCGGCTGGGTCGAGATCCTTGGCTGCGGAATGATGGATCCAGCCATCTTCGAGAAGGTCGACTACGACCCCGAGGAATTCACTGGCTTCGCCTTCGGGTTGGGCGTGGAGCGGGTGGCCATGCTCAAATATGGAATCGGGGATCTGCGAATGTTTTTCGAGAACGACCTCCGTTTTCTCCGCCAATTCGTTTGAGAGGATGTACGTTCATGTTTTTGAGTCTGCAATGGTTGCGGGAATTCGTTCCCTATGAAGGCGGAGTCCAGGAACTGGCCGATCGACTGACCATGCTCGGCCTTGAGGTCGAGGAGATTGTCAACCCGTTTGCGCGACTGACCGGATTTGTCGTCGGGCATGTGGTCGAGTGCCGCACCCATCCGTCATCGGACCATCTTTCACTCTGTACCGTGGATTTGGGACGGGCCGAAACAGTTCAAATTGTTTGCGGAGCCCCCAACGTGGCCAAGGGCCAGAAGGTCCCAGTGGCCCCGGTCGGTGTCGTCATGCCCAATGGACTGGCCATCAAGAAGGCCAAGCTTCGCGGAGAGGTTTCCGAAGGTATGATCTGCTCACAGGCCGAGATGGAGATCGGGCCCGACAGCGGCGGGATTATGGTCCTTTCCGGGACACTGAAGCCCGGGCAGTCGCTGGCCGAAGCCCTGGGCCTTGAGACAGAGGTCTTGGACGTCAGTATCACCCCCAACCGGGGGGACTGCCTGAGCATCTTGGGCTTGGCCAGGGAAGTGGCCATGGCCTTTGGTCTTCCCTTGAGAATACCTCAGGCGGGTCTGCAGGAAGATCCCACGGACTGCCGGAATCTGGTGGAGGTGATCATTGATGAGCCAGGCCTCTGCCCGGTGTATCAGGGCCGGTGCGTGCACGGAGTCGTGGTTGCCCAGAGTCCTGATTGGTTGCGATTTCGGCTTTTGGCGGTCGGTGTGCGGCCCATCAGCAACGTGGTTGATGTGACCAACTATATTCTCATGGAGCTCGGCCAGCCCTTGCACGCCTTTGACCACGATCTGATTGAGGGCGGGAGAATTCGAGTGGCCCGGGCCCCCGAAGGTTTGCGTTTTACCACCCTGGACGGTCAGGAGAGAACCCTCCAGTCGACCGACCTGCTCATCTGGGATGGAGTAAGACCGGTGGCCCTGGCTGGAGTCATGGGCGGGGCTAATTCGGAAATATCGGGCCAAAGTCGCAACATTCTGTTGGAAAGCGCCGTGTTCAATCCCTCGTGCATCCGCAAGACGGCCAGGAGATTGAGTCTGCCCAGCGAGGCGTCATACCGTTTCGAACGAGGAGTGGATCAGCCGGGCTCCAGACTGGCCCTGGACCGGGCCGCGGCCATGATGGCCGAATTGACCGGGGGCCGGGTTCTGTCGGGTGTTGTCCAGGACGAGCCGCGGCCGTTCGTCAGGCGTTCGATCCGGTTTCGTCCAGAGCGGGCCCGTTCCGTTCTGGCCCTGGACGTCAGCGACGACTATTGTCTGGAAAAGCTCGAAGCGCTGGGCTGTGAAAGCCGCGGAGCACACCCGGAGGGAGGCAAGAGCCTTCTTGCCCCAAGCCATCGGCTGGATCTGGAACGGGAGGCCGATCTCGTAGAGGAGGTCGGACGGGTCTATGGACTGGACCGGATTCCGACCCGTCTGCCGCAGGTTTCCAGAAATCTCGATCAGCTTCCCGAGATCGACAGATCTTTCCAGTTCGAGTCTCAGGTGAAGGACTGGGCTTTGGGCTGCGGCCTCAGCGAGGCCATCACCTACAGTTTCGTGGGCTCGGCCCAGTTGGACGCATTGGGCATTGAGGACGAGGGCCGGGTTCGAATCATGAACCCCCTGAGCGAAGACATGGACGTCCTACGTCTGGAAATCGTGCCGGGACTTCTGAACGCGCTGGCCGTGAACATGCGTCAAGGCCAAAATAGAGTCAGACTTTTCGAGGTTGCCCACGTCTTCCGAGAGGACCTCAATTCCGATACGG from Deltaproteobacteria bacterium encodes:
- a CDS encoding translation initiation factor IF-3, which codes for MTSTESARRNRQNRAKEIRVVAEDGSQLGIMEIGQALDHAQNAGLDLVEVAPTARPPVCKIMDYGKFQYQQQKKEQEARKKQTTIQVKEVKFRPKTDDHDLETKIRHARRFLEAGNRCKMTVSYRGRELAYKDRGKEVLDKVFELLKDVAKIDQEARFEGRAMFMLLSPLGKRK
- a CDS encoding 50S ribosomal protein L35 — translated: MPKLKTNRSAAKRFKATGSGKIKRNKAFHRHILTKKSPKRKRNLRKSTLVSKCDEGRIKRLVPALA
- a CDS encoding 50S ribosomal protein L20, which codes for MRVKRGKAAHKRHKKYLKLAKGFRGARSSLYKTAREAVERSLCYAYRDRKQKKRDFRKLWIIRINAATREHGLSYSRFMNGLSRAGIDLDRKVLSNMAVYDKDSFAKLVEMIKTKA
- a CDS encoding phenylalanine--tRNA ligase subunit alpha, whose amino-acid sequence is MKNELISTLESLVPALEEALNQASSLEEVEAVRVDFLGRKGRLAGAMGVLADLVAEDRPDVGRVANEVKSKLTEGWERRRSQIVASREETALEDFDPTMPGRSPDLGSLHPITLVIREICRVFVGLGYEIVSGPEVENDFYNFEALNLPADHPARDMQDTLYITDRILMRTQTSPLQIRTMERLRPPIAAIAPGKVYRRDSDLTHTPMFHQIEGFVVDRHVSMADLRGTLTAFTQELFGPKTNVRFRPSFFPFTEPSAEVDISCVICGGRGRVDGAPCRVCKETGWVEILGCGMMDPAIFEKVDYDPEEFTGFAFGLGVERVAMLKYGIGDLRMFFENDLRFLRQFV
- a CDS encoding phenylalanine--tRNA ligase subunit beta, with translation MFLSLQWLREFVPYEGGVQELADRLTMLGLEVEEIVNPFARLTGFVVGHVVECRTHPSSDHLSLCTVDLGRAETVQIVCGAPNVAKGQKVPVAPVGVVMPNGLAIKKAKLRGEVSEGMICSQAEMEIGPDSGGIMVLSGTLKPGQSLAEALGLETEVLDVSITPNRGDCLSILGLAREVAMAFGLPLRIPQAGLQEDPTDCRNLVEVIIDEPGLCPVYQGRCVHGVVVAQSPDWLRFRLLAVGVRPISNVVDVTNYILMELGQPLHAFDHDLIEGGRIRVARAPEGLRFTTLDGQERTLQSTDLLIWDGVRPVALAGVMGGANSEISGQSRNILLESAVFNPSCIRKTARRLSLPSEASYRFERGVDQPGSRLALDRAAAMMAELTGGRVLSGVVQDEPRPFVRRSIRFRPERARSVLALDVSDDYCLEKLEALGCESRGAHPEGGKSLLAPSHRLDLEREADLVEEVGRVYGLDRIPTRLPQVSRNLDQLPEIDRSFQFESQVKDWALGCGLSEAITYSFVGSAQLDALGIEDEGRVRIMNPLSEDMDVLRLEIVPGLLNALAVNMRQGQNRVRLFEVAHVFREDLNSDTATAENNRLGIVLVGNRFRGGYPFPDQELDYTDIKGLVDHFLARFRIGPCVFKALSDHQYLLPGVHCLTQDGNTVGLLGRLRPEASKGADARSDVWFADLDLDVVRKLYDRTGVHYQAIPRFPHAWRDSTIMAGPGLQIEAILQQVRSMDITILENVSFVDSFVPEGSRERHLTFRMVYRHPERTLKDKEVDKAQSSIVQNLVKNLGVRFS